From Saimiri boliviensis isolate mSaiBol1 chromosome 9, mSaiBol1.pri, whole genome shotgun sequence, a single genomic window includes:
- the SERPINI1 gene encoding neuroserpin, translated as MAFLGLFSLLLLQSMAVGATLPDEAIADLSVNMYNRLRATGEDENILFSPLSIALAMGMMELGAQGSTQKEIRHSMGYDSLKNGEEFSVLKEFSNMVIAKESQYVMKIANSLFVQNGFHVNEEFLQMLKKYFNAEVNHVDFSQNVAVANHINKWVENNTNNLLKDLVSPRDFDAATHLALINAVYFKGNWKSQFRPENTRTFSFTKDDESEVQIPMMYQQGEFYYGEFSDGSNEAGGIYQVLEIPYEGDEISMMLVLSRQEVPLATLEPLVKAQLIEEWANSVKKQKVEVYLPRFTVEQEIDLKDVLKALGITEIFIKDANLTGLTDNKEIFLSKAIHKSFLEVNEEGSEAAAVSGMIAISRMAVLYPQVIVDHPFFFLIRNRRTGTILFMGRVMHPETMNASGHDFEEL; from the exons ATGGCTTTCCTTGGACTCTTCTCTCTGCTGTTGCTGCAAAGTATGGCTGTAGGGGCCACTCTCCCTGATGAGGCCATTGCTGACTTGTCAGTGAATATGTATAATCGTCTTAGAGCCACTGgtgaagatgaaaatattctcttCTCTCCATTGAGTATTGCTCTTGCAATGGGAATGATGGAACTTGGGGCCCAAGGGTCTACCCAGAAAGAAATCCGGCACTCAATGGGCTATGACAGCCTGAAAAATG GTGAAGAATTTTCTGTCTTAAAGGAGTTTTCTAACATGGTAATTGCTAAAGAGAGCCAGTATGTGATGAAAATTGCCAATTCCCTCTTTGTGCAAAATGGATTTCATGTCAATGAGGAGTTTTTGcaaatgttgaaaaaatattttaatgcagaaGTAAATCATGTGGACTTCAGTCAAAATGTAGCTGTGGCCAACCACATCAATAAGTGGGTGGAGAATAACACAAATA atcTGTTGAAAGATTTGGTATCCCCAAGGGATTTTGATGCTGCCACTCATCTGGCCCTCATCAATGCTGTCTATTTCAAGGGGAACTGGAAGTCACAGTTTAGGCCTGAAAATACTAGAACCTTTTCTTTCACTAAAGATGATGAAAGTGAAGTCCAAATTCCGATGATGTATCAACAAGGAGAATTTTATTATG ggGAATTTAGTGATGGCTCCAATGAAGCTGGTGGTATCTACCAAGTCCTAGAAATACCATATGAAGGAGATGAAATAAGCATGATGCTGGTGCTGTCCAGACAGGAAGTTCCTCTTGCTACTCTGGAGCCATTAGTCAAAGCACAACTGATTGAAGAATGGGCAAACTCTGTGAAGAAGCAAAAAGTAGAAGTGTACTTGCCCAG GTTCACAGTGGAACAGGAAATTGATTTAAAAGATGTTTTGAAGGCTCTTGGAATAACTGAAATTTTTATCAAAGATGCAAATTTGACAGGCCTGACTG ATAACAAGGAGATTTTCCTTTCCAAAGCAATTCACAAGTCCTTCTTAGAGGTTAACGAAGAAGGCTCAGAAGCTGCCGCTGTCTCAG GAATGATTGCAATTAGTAGGATGGCTGTGCTGTATCCTCAAGTTATTGTCGACCACccgtttttctttcttatcagaAACAGGAGAACTG